The following is a genomic window from Lysinibacillus sp. JNUCC-52.
ACTTGGATGTTTTGCTGGACAAAAGCTTGTTTTAATTGATGCGCTTGACTGTCAAGAAGCTCTCGCCCATGGGCAGTCGAAGCAAGTAAACGAGCTGTTAAAACACCGTCATTTTGTACAAGTTCGATTCGAATGGTACCTAGATTTTCAGGATACAATTTTAACGTTAAACGCGTAATCCCTTGTGCATTTGAAATTTGAGCTTTATTGATGATAGCTTGCATTTCTTTTAGTAAAGCTTCTGATTGTGCGGGTTTAGCCGCCGGTAAAGTAACTTGGAATGTGTCGGCTTTTGTTTGTACTGTATTAGCAGTCACCATTTCATTTGCACTTGTATCCGATTGTTTTGTCACTTGCACTTGCTGAATTACTTGCTGGAAGCCTTGCAACGGTAATGTAACGGTCGTTTTTGTAGTAACTTGCTGTGCAGTTTGAATAGTTTCAACTTGTGTTTGTAACGCTGTTAAAAAATTATTTACGTTTGACAGTGCGTTTTCTTGAGACATCGTTAAATCCGATTTTTGACCAACTAACTGTGCTAATTTTAATACTTGCAGTAGCTTCGTAGCATCTTCTGAAGGTACTTGTCCTTCACCTTGCAACGCCGATACTAACTGCGTCTGTAACAATGGTGCTTGAGCGTCTACTAAAGCTAAAAGCTCCCATACATCGCTCGCTTGCTGCTGATCTTCATCCAACAGTTGCTGAACCAATTTTTGTATTTGCTCTTGATCTACATTCAAAGCAGCCATTAAATGCTCTAAATTTAACATTTCATCCATAGCTACTGCCTTGCCATCTTCCCCCACTTGAAGCATTAATAAGCCTTCATCATGTGGAATTTCTAATAAATCTAGTAATTCTTCAATAGATTGACTATTTAAAACTTTATCTAGCTCAGCTAGCTTATCGTCACCTTGAGAATTATTAGTTTGAGCTGTTTTGTTTTGTTGATTTGTTGAAGCAACAGCTTGTCCAAATACAGAGCCAAATTTAGATATTTTATCATTTGCAGCCCCACTATTTGTTTTCATATCAGACTGACTAGTTGATACAGCTTTTGAAGTATTAGTACTAGCCTTTGGAGCACTTGGAGCACCTATATTCATCATAGCAATGTTCATGTTTTCACCTCCTTTTTAAAAAATGTTTATTATTGTTTCGCCATCATTTCTGTATATTTTGCAGCATCTTGCGGATCCATTTTTTCTAAAATCGCCGCTAACTTATCTGGTTTTAAGCTTGATAAAATACGAAGTGCCTGTGCATCACTCATTTTTATAAGTACAGGCGCTGCCGCTTTCGGAGACATCTTATCAAAAGTAGACAAAATATCATTAAAGTCACGTTTGACCTCATCTTGCTCTCTTTTTAATTTTTCAATTTCAAAGAGTAATCGCTCTTGCTCCGTCAGTAACTTTTCTTTTTCATTTGTAGTTGTATCTAACTTACTTTGCAATTGTGCTATTTCGGCTTCTTTTTCTTGTATTTCTGCCTGTAAGCCTACTACCTTGGAATCATCCATAACAATGGCATCTTTTGCTTGCTGCTCTTCCGATTCAACAAAAGGTAAATTACTTACTGCCTTTTTTCCTAAATCAAAGACGTTCGTATCCATTAACGTTGCCACAACTAGCAATACCGCTACCACGAACATAATAGGTATCAATATCCATATGAAAAACTTTTGGAAACCTCCTGATTTACGTGTTGGCTGTTGTACTTCTAATTCAGTTTTAATACGGCTTTCTCTTTTCGCCATGAAATCACCTGATTTCTTTCTTGAAATACGTAAGTGAAGAAATTTCATCTAAAAATATGCTTTCAATGCGATCTTGTTCTTGTTGAAAAGACTTATAATCATTTTCACGCATTTTTTCAAATTTACGTACTTCCAAGTTTTTTTCTAATAGTTTTTCTTCGTGCCAATTCATTTTCGAACGTGCCTGCACAACCTTTTGTTGCACATCTGCAATTGTTTTTTCAAGGCTATCAATAAAACGAGCATAGTGATGAATTTCCTCTATTGATGACCCTACAACTAAACGTTTCTGCTGAAATTCTATTAAATCTTCTTTCTTTTTCAGCAAGTCATAGAGCTTTGTTGCAACCTCTTCAAAAGAACGAACAGATTCCTTATAGGCAATTTCAGTCTCGTTTTTTTCTTGCTCTCGAATGGTTAATACCTTTTCAAAACGATACATATAACTGACCATCCTACCTGCCACCACCGTTCGATAATGTAATTAACTCATTCTTACTTTCCTCAAGCGTCACCTTATCTAAATATCCTTGCTTTAAATAAGCTGTAATGAGCGGTTCATAATAAATTGCTTCATCAATTTCTTTAGAAGTGCCTCGTTTATATGCTCCGATATTAATTAAATCCTCTGATTTGTCATAAGTATAATAGAGTTCTCGTAAACGCTCAGCAGCCCTTTTGTGCTCTGGCTCTGCCACATGATTCATCAAACGACTGACGCTTTTCAACACATTAATAGCTGGATATTGGCCTTTGTTTGCAAGGTTTCGATCAAGTACAATATGACCATCTAAAATACCGCGAACAGTATCAGCAATAGGCTCGTTCATATCGTCACCATCAACTAATACTGTATAAAAGGCTGTAATTGAGCCTTTTTCATTTGTCCCAGTCCGTTCTAATAACTTTGGTAAAATTGCAAATACAGAAGGTGTATAACCCTTCTGAGCAGGTGGTTCTCCTGTTGCAAGTCCGATTTCACGTTGAGCCATTGCAACACGTGTTACGGAGTCCATCATCAACATCACATTTAAGCCGCGATTTCTAAAGTATTCTGCTATCGCTGTTGCTGTAAATGCTCCTTTAATACGCATAAGTGCAGGTTGATCTGAGGTCGCTGCGACGACAATGGAACGGCTTAAACCTTCAGGTCCTAAATCACGTTCAATAAATTCACGTACCTCACGACCACGCTCTCCGACTAATGCAATAACATTTAAGTCAGCTTGTGTATTACGCGCAATCATACCAAGTAGTGTACTTTTACCGACACCAGAGCCCGCGAAAATACCTACACGCTGTCCATTGCCGACAGTTAGCATCCCATCAATTGCTTTTACACCAACCTCAAGTCTTTCATTTATCGGCGGACGAGTAAGTGGGTTAGGCGGATCTTGCTCAGTCGGTACTGACATTAATCCTTTCGGTAACAAAGTACCATCGATTGGATTCCCCATTGAATCAAGTACTTTACCAATTAGCTCTGGTCCGACTTTGATTTCAAGAGGTGCCCCTGTTCCTTCCACTAAACAGCCAATTGATATTTCACGGAGCGAGGTGAAGGGCATTAGAACTACAATTTCATCTTTAAACCCTACAACCTCTGCTAAAATGATTTGATGTCCGTTTTTCGACGTTTCAACATGAATTTTACATACATCACCGATGGAACTATCAGGACCTTGCGACTCAATCATTAAGCCGACAACTCTCGTTACTCTACCAAACTTTTTAAAAGTTGGTATATTAGGAATTTGTTCGATTAATTGAGCCGTTTTCATCTAGATCATTCCTTACTTTCTAATATTTCATGTAGCTTTATTCTCAATTCATTTAATTGCTCGTCAATACTAACAACAATCCGACCGTGATTTGTTTCTATATAACAATCTGTTTCTTTTTCAAAATCCTCATCTACAAAAATCATAAATGGTACATCTGTTGGGAACATTTCAGCCAATTCATCGCGATTCGATGTAATTAAACCATAATATGTAGGAGAAACGTAGATTTTTATTTCCTTCATCTCTCTCGCTTCTTTAAGCCCTCTTTGAACTATTGATAAAAACAGTTCGTCATTTTGCTCTAATGAAGTCCCAATAATACGTTGTGCAGCAGTTAAGCCTAATTCCAAAATAATCGCTTCTTGGTCATCGATATATTTTTTTGCATTTTCCCCTGCTTGCACGATAATTTCATTCGCTGTTTGAAGGGATTGTGCCATTGCTTCAGTGGCTCTATTTGTACCATCCTCATAACCTTGACCATACCCTTCATCATACGCTTCTTGTACGCGATTAGGGCGTTCTTCTTCCCAGCTTTGTTTCAAATGCTCAATTTCTTGAAAATGCATTTGCTTCTCTTGTTCAAAAGCTTCCCGTTCTGCCTGAATCTTGGCTCTTGCCTCTTCAAGCAATCGATCGCGTTCTGTAAAAACATCTTCCATCGTCATATGATGATGGGATGTTTCATCTGTCTCCATTTCGGGTAATTCAAACATATCACGAATTTGTATCTTCTTTACATTATCGCCATTGGACTGTGTATATACAGAACGGATGATTCTAGACAATGACGTCATCTCCTCCACCACGTGCAATAATAATCTCACCAGCATCTTCTAAGCGGCGAATAACAGCGACAATTCGTGATTGAGCTTCTTCTACGTCACGCAAGCGAACAGGTCCCATAATTTCCATCTCTTCTTTGAAAGTATCGGCCATACGTTGTGACATATTTCGGAAGATAATATCTTTTACTTCTTCGCTGGAAACTTTCATTGAAAGAAGTAAATCTTCGTTTTCGCAATCACGAATAACACGCTGAATTGAACGATTGTCGAGCGTCACGATATCTTCGAATACAAACATGCGTTTTTTGATTTCTTCTGCAAGCTCTGGATCTTGAATTTCGAGCGCATCGAGAATCGTTTTTTCTGTTTGTCGATCAACACCATTTAATACTTCAACGACTGCATCAATACCACCAGTTTCTGTGTAATCTTGCGTAACAGTTGATGATAGTTTGCGTTCCAATACAGATTCAATTTCACTAATTACTTCTGGTGAAGTTGATTCCATCATTGCAATACGTTTAGCAATATCCGCTTGTACTTCTTGCGGTAATGAAGATAAAATAACACCCGCTTGCCCTGCTTCTAAATAAGAAAGAATAAGGGCAATTGTTTGTGGATGTTCATTTTGAATAAAGTTAAATATTTGAGCAGGATCTGCTCTACGTGCAAAATCGAACGGTCGCACTTGTAACGAAGAAGTCAAACGATTAATAATTGTTTGTGCTTGCTCCATACCTAATGCTTTTTCTAAAACCGTCTTCGCGTAACCAATACCACCTTGTGTAATATAATCTTGCGCAAGAGCAATATTGTGGAATTCTTCAATAATTTCTTCTTTAACATTTGCTTCTACTTTTTTAACACTTGAAATTTCTAACGTTAACCGTTCGATTTCTTCCTCAGTTAAATGTTTATAGACAGAAGCTGAAACCTCAGGCCCTAGTGAAATTAACAAGAGAGCGGCCTTTTGTTTTCCGGTTAATTCCTTATCTTTCTTGGACACAGCAGAACCTCCTAGTTAGTCTTCCGCAATCCAACTACGCAGTAACTTTGCAAAATCATCAGGCTTATCTTTCGCCATTTTTTCAAGTTGTTTACGACGCATTGTAGCTTCCGTTTCAATTTCTTCATTAATATCATCGATAATCAATTCTTCTTGTTCTTCTAGGATACTAAGCTCTTCTTCTTCTTTCGCACGTTTACGTGAACGGATGATGAAGAATGCAAGTAATAGAATAACAGCCAGTAAAATGCCTCCGACTACCCAAACCCACCATGGAATGACAGGTGTCTCAGGAGCAGTATCTGCTACTTTACCATTTAAAGGTTGGACTGAAACAGCCACTTTTTCATCAATTTGATCTTGTGTAAGTTCAGCAGCTACATCTTTTGAGATCGTTGTACGAACAATAGTACTTAAAATTTTCTCGATGTCTTGACGA
Proteins encoded in this region:
- a CDS encoding flagellar hook-length control protein FliK; its protein translation is MNIAMMNIGAPSAPKASTNTSKAVSTSQSDMKTNSGAANDKISKFGSVFGQAVASTNQQNKTAQTNNSQGDDKLAELDKVLNSQSIEELLDLLEIPHDEGLLMLQVGEDGKAVAMDEMLNLEHLMAALNVDQEQIQKLVQQLLDEDQQQASDVWELLALVDAQAPLLQTQLVSALQGEGQVPSEDATKLLQVLKLAQLVGQKSDLTMSQENALSNVNNFLTALQTQVETIQTAQQVTTKTTVTLPLQGFQQVIQQVQVTKQSDTSANEMVTANTVQTKADTFQVTLPAAKPAQSEALLKEMQAIINKAQISNAQGITRLTLKLYPENLGTIRIELVQNDGVLTARLLASTAHGRELLDSQAHQLKQAFVQQNIQVDRLDIAQSLQDADRQQRDQNFFNNFFRQQQQEEQEQANEDSEDGLSFNDFLENEEV
- a CDS encoding MotE family protein translates to MAKRESRIKTELEVQQPTRKSGGFQKFFIWILIPIMFVVAVLLVVATLMDTNVFDLGKKAVSNLPFVESEEQQAKDAIVMDDSKVVGLQAEIQEKEAEIAQLQSKLDTTTNEKEKLLTEQERLLFEIEKLKREQDEVKRDFNDILSTFDKMSPKAAAPVLIKMSDAQALRILSSLKPDKLAAILEKMDPQDAAKYTEMMAKQ
- the fliJ gene encoding flagellar export protein FliJ, whose translation is MVSYMYRFEKVLTIREQEKNETEIAYKESVRSFEEVATKLYDLLKKKEDLIEFQQKRLVVGSSIEEIHHYARFIDSLEKTIADVQQKVVQARSKMNWHEEKLLEKNLEVRKFEKMRENDYKSFQQEQDRIESIFLDEISSLTYFKKEIR
- the fliI gene encoding flagellar protein export ATPase FliI, whose amino-acid sequence is MKTAQLIEQIPNIPTFKKFGRVTRVVGLMIESQGPDSSIGDVCKIHVETSKNGHQIILAEVVGFKDEIVVLMPFTSLREISIGCLVEGTGAPLEIKVGPELIGKVLDSMGNPIDGTLLPKGLMSVPTEQDPPNPLTRPPINERLEVGVKAIDGMLTVGNGQRVGIFAGSGVGKSTLLGMIARNTQADLNVIALVGERGREVREFIERDLGPEGLSRSIVVAATSDQPALMRIKGAFTATAIAEYFRNRGLNVMLMMDSVTRVAMAQREIGLATGEPPAQKGYTPSVFAILPKLLERTGTNEKGSITAFYTVLVDGDDMNEPIADTVRGILDGHIVLDRNLANKGQYPAINVLKSVSRLMNHVAEPEHKRAAERLRELYYTYDKSEDLINIGAYKRGTSKEIDEAIYYEPLITAYLKQGYLDKVTLEESKNELITLSNGGGR
- the fliH gene encoding flagellar assembly protein FliH, with the protein product MSRIIRSVYTQSNGDNVKKIQIRDMFELPEMETDETSHHHMTMEDVFTERDRLLEEARAKIQAEREAFEQEKQMHFQEIEHLKQSWEEERPNRVQEAYDEGYGQGYEDGTNRATEAMAQSLQTANEIIVQAGENAKKYIDDQEAIILELGLTAAQRIIGTSLEQNDELFLSIVQRGLKEAREMKEIKIYVSPTYYGLITSNRDELAEMFPTDVPFMIFVDEDFEKETDCYIETNHGRIVVSIDEQLNELRIKLHEILESKE
- the fliG gene encoding flagellar motor switch protein FliG; protein product: MSKKDKELTGKQKAALLLISLGPEVSASVYKHLTEEEIERLTLEISSVKKVEANVKEEIIEEFHNIALAQDYITQGGIGYAKTVLEKALGMEQAQTIINRLTSSLQVRPFDFARRADPAQIFNFIQNEHPQTIALILSYLEAGQAGVILSSLPQEVQADIAKRIAMMESTSPEVISEIESVLERKLSSTVTQDYTETGGIDAVVEVLNGVDRQTEKTILDALEIQDPELAEEIKKRMFVFEDIVTLDNRSIQRVIRDCENEDLLLSMKVSSEEVKDIIFRNMSQRMADTFKEEMEIMGPVRLRDVEEAQSRIVAVIRRLEDAGEIIIARGGGDDVIV